AGTATCGACTCCGCCCACGAGGAGTTAGACGAAGAATTCTTTGGATCGGCGACAATTGGATTGGTGTTACGGTGAAGGTTTCTTCGTTGTGCAGTAAGGGGGCTTGGCCGTAGAGAAAGGAGTAGCAAGGATGGAGCTACCCAATAATTTCAAGGAAGCTCAACCTGCCGACCTAAAACTACCAGCCAAGCAATGTAGATGTGCCTTCCAAGTTATCTTCCAAACAGGGTAGAAAAATACCCTGCCACCTTTTTCTTAAATCTGAAAACCTACTGCTGACTTAGTCTCTGATAAGCTCAGAGCCGTCATTGACCCGCTCAATCCTAAAGAAATCTCGGCAAATTCTCTGTCTGAACGCTCTGTCATGACTCACAAGAAGAATGGCTATCGGGGCATCGGCCAATGCACTTTCAAGTCTCCGCATGGAATCCAGGTCGAGGTGGTTGGTAGGCTCGTCCAGGATCAACAGCTCTTGCTTGCTCGCAATAGCCCAGGCCGTTGCTATTTTCCTCACTTCACCGGGAGAAAATGATGGAGTTCGAAGTAATTTCTTCGTATCAGCCCCTAAGCGAGCGAGAATGTGGATACTTTGTGTGAAAGACTCTTTTGTTTGGCCTTGCCAATTGTCGATGATCGCTTGTTGCTGATCAAGAGCTAGCTCTTGACCCAGATAGAAATATTTCTGGGTGCGAAGATTTTGAGAGGTCAAAACCCATTGGAGAAAGCTCGACTTGCCAGAGCCATTGGGGCCAGATATGGCTACCTTATCCAAACTTTTTATCGTCAGCTCTGGATTCCTCAGGAGACGGCCGCTTGCCATCGATCCAAGGCCAGATGGCAAGTGTAAAAGTGTTCGCTGGGCCTGCTCGGGATTGTCAAAAAAGACCTTCCCTTCGAAGGATTTTTGATAGCCGATACGAGCTTTCTCGTGATGGATCTTCTCCTTGTCGCGGATTAGCTTCGATTTTTTACCCGCGAGGCTCCCGTCTTTGGCAGTGAGTTTGGCGAGGTTGATTTTCTCTTTTGTTGAGTGGTCTTTGCCATCGACAGAGCGCTTGCTCAACTTACCTTTTGATCGAGACTCTTCCTGACGAACCCTCTGCAGCTCTCGCTCTACTTTTTTTATTTTTTGCGCTGCTACCTGGGCCATGTGTTCTTGAGTGGAGGCCTGAGAATCAAGCAAATCCTGAATTTGCTGGTAGTTACCAGCCATCAAGCCTGCTGACCCGTCCTTAAAAACAATACACTGCTGACATAATTCATTGAGCAGCAGACGATCGTGGCTAACGAGCAAGCCTAAACCCTTAAAACTTTGAAGAAGTTCTAGAAGAGCAAGCCTATTTTTTTCATCCAGGTGATTGCTCGGTTCATCGAGAAGCAGGATATCAGGTTGGAAATAGAATGCGCAGCCTAGCTGCAATCGTTTTCGTTCCCCGAAACTTAAGGCCTCAAAAGGCTGGAGTAGGATTTCGAAGAGATCAAGTTTTTCCTTGATCATCATTGCGTAGCCAGAGTAGTCCTCCTGGAAATCATCGATCCTGGGAGGAGGCGTTAGAGCTTCCTGGGGGCAGGATGTGACTAGCCCCTTGCTTTGAATGCTACCCTGGGTGGGCTGCAAAGCTCCACTAGCAATCTTTAGGAGAGTCGACTTTCCACAACCGTTGGGTCCTACAATGCCGGTCCATCCTGGTGAAAGATGACAGGAGATATCTGTAAATGTGGGATACTCTTGCTGATGGTGTGTATGGCCAATGCTAGATAGGCGCAAATATATAGTCGCAGTCATAACTTACCTCGGTAGTCGATTAGAGTTTGATCGAGTGGTTTGGGTAAGTTATTTGTTCATGGGCCCTCTACCTAGGTTAAGCAACATTCAGCCTACTCTAAATCGGCTAAATTAGCAAGGTCCTTGAGTCCCAATTACCGGCTTCCTCCCGCTCCTATACCATTGGGTGCTAGAAATATTCCTTCCAGTAAAATTGGCCAGATAGCAACTTGCGATTGGTAAGGTTGACTGCCATAACGCTAGGCGCCGGTTGCTTTCTCTGAAATTCAATGGCATTCAACTGCCTCCTTCAAGAGTTGATTGCTGTCGCAATGTCCATTGCACGAAGACACGAGTTAGCATGCCCTCTCCAGCACCAAAGGCTGGTGAAAATCCCGTTTCCTAGTGGAAGGCCACTTCGTATCGGTGATGTGAAGTGGTCATTCTTATCTAACCATAACCAAAATTCAGGCTATTCTACAGTCCACTTCGAAAACTTGTTTGAGAAGACCGGCCGTCACCGCTAAGATGCCTCCAAGCAAGGATGATCGTAGGCAACTGACTTAAAGTCTTTTAGGAGACACTATGGAAACGGCTATAGCTAGGACGCACGACAACGATATTAAAAGTGTTTCAGGGCTTTCACTGCCCCGCATTTTGGAGTTGCAACGGTCATACTTTGAATCGGGCCGAACCCAGGAATACGGCTTTCGGATGGAACAGCTGCGCCGTTTTCAAGATTTAGTTCAAAAATACGAACCGAAAATATTTAAGGCGCTCGAAAAAGACTTGGGCAAGGGGCGCCGAGAAGCCCTGATGACCGAGATTGGGTTGATTCGACATGAAATCACTTATCTTCGTAAACACCTGAAGAGCCTCATGAAGGTAAAGCGCGTGGCGACACCGGTACACTTGGCTCCATCGAAGTCCTACATCAGGCCCGAACCCCTTGGACTCGTTTTAGTGATTAGTCCTTGGAACTATCCCTTCTACCTCTCCTTAGTTCCCATCATTGGGGCTCTAGCTGCGGGCAATTGTGTAGTACTCAAGCCGTCAGAGCTATCACCTTCATGCTCAGAGCTGATGGCAGAGATGCTTGCCGATATTTTTCCTGAAGAGTATGTCACCACGTTTTTGGGTGGTATCGAGGTTGGGACAAACTTGATCGATAGGCCATGGGACCACCTGTTTTTTACTGGTAGCACCCAAGTAGGAGCGTCCATAGCTGAAGTAGCTGGTCGGCATCTCACACCCCTAACCTTAGAGTTAGGTGGCAAAAGCCCCTGTATCGTTACTTCATCTGCAAAGATAGATGTTGCTGCCAAACGAATTGCCTTTGGAAAATTAACCAATGCTGGTCAGACTTGTGTAGCGCCTGACTATATTTTGGTCGATGAGCAGGTTCGAGACTCGTTCATCCCAGCTTTACAAAATGAGCTTAGCCAAGGCTTTCAAGCCGACAATCCGCAGGATACTAGCTATGGTCGGATTATTTCCGAAAGGCATTTCAATCGTCTTCTTCAAATGAAGGAACAATGTCGTGTGATCTGGGAAGGACCTGTGCGAGCTGAAGATCGGTTTATGGCACCTTGCTTGCTAGAAGCCGAATCTGATTCAGCAGTCCTAAATGAAGAGATCTTTGGCCCTTTGCTGCCTGTTGTCAGCTATCAATCTTGGGACGAAGCTATCGAATTTATCAAGAGATATCCCAAACCTCTTTCTGCCTATCTTTTCAGTGAAGATGCTTCGGATATGGAACAGTTTCAGTCTAGGCTCAGCTTTGGCGGTGGCTGTATCAACGATACTATGATTCACTTGGCTAATAATAAAATGTCATTTGGTGGAGTGGGTCCGAGTGGTATGGGTGGCTACCACGGCAAGTATTCGTTTGAAACATTCTCTCACCAAAAGCCTATCGTCCAGTCCTCAAGCCTTATTGATCCTCCGTTTCGCTATTTGCCGTTCAGCTCGTGGAAGGAAAAAGCCTTACGATTGTTTCTGCGTTAGAGTTGCGTGGGGTTGCTGCCTTGATGCTGCCTAAGGACTTCACCAAGGGTCGTTCCTAGGGCGACCCCCACATTCAGAGAATTCTTCCTGCCACGAAGCGGTATCTGAATCACTCCATCACAAGCCTTTATAACACTGGGGTTCATTCCGTGGCGTTCATTACCAACGACGATTCCTATAGGTCCAGTTAGGCTGGCTTGGTAAAGATTTTCCGCATTCGATGCTGTTTCCAACGCATAGACCCTAATGCCTTCGTCCTGGAGCTTCTTGATGGCCTCATGACTCGTCTTGAAGTGCTCCCAGGGCACCAGGTCGCTCGTTCCCATAGCTGTTTTGCGAGTTTTGTCATTTTCGGGAGTGGCTGTATATCCGCAGAGATAGAGCTTGCGAACTCCAAAGCACTCGCAGGTACGAAAGGCTGAACCAACATTGAATGCGGATCGGATATTATCCATGATCACATACACGGGTAGTGTGCTACTTTCTTGGGGTATGGGGCGATCGCCTTCAACTAATTCCAGATCGTGGTCCACCACACCGCGACTGTGATTCCGCTCTAGAGGTACAAGTATTCCTAGGAAGTGGTCTCGGCTGATGTGCTCGTGAACTAAACGCTCATGTCGTTGAAGCTCCTTGACCAGTTGGTGCGGATGTTCTCCACACCACTCTAGGAT
The sequence above is a segment of the Pseudobacteriovorax antillogorgiicola genome. Coding sequences within it:
- a CDS encoding ATP-binding cassette domain-containing protein codes for the protein MTATIYLRLSSIGHTHHQQEYPTFTDISCHLSPGWTGIVGPNGCGKSTLLKIASGALQPTQGSIQSKGLVTSCPQEALTPPPRIDDFQEDYSGYAMMIKEKLDLFEILLQPFEALSFGERKRLQLGCAFYFQPDILLLDEPSNHLDEKNRLALLELLQSFKGLGLLVSHDRLLLNELCQQCIVFKDGSAGLMAGNYQQIQDLLDSQASTQEHMAQVAAQKIKKVERELQRVRQEESRSKGKLSKRSVDGKDHSTKEKINLAKLTAKDGSLAGKKSKLIRDKEKIHHEKARIGYQKSFEGKVFFDNPEQAQRTLLHLPSGLGSMASGRLLRNPELTIKSLDKVAISGPNGSGKSSFLQWVLTSQNLRTQKYFYLGQELALDQQQAIIDNWQGQTKESFTQSIHILARLGADTKKLLRTPSFSPGEVRKIATAWAIASKQELLILDEPTNHLDLDSMRRLESALADAPIAILLVSHDRAFRQRICRDFFRIERVNDGSELIRD
- a CDS encoding aldehyde dehydrogenase family protein is translated as METAIARTHDNDIKSVSGLSLPRILELQRSYFESGRTQEYGFRMEQLRRFQDLVQKYEPKIFKALEKDLGKGRREALMTEIGLIRHEITYLRKHLKSLMKVKRVATPVHLAPSKSYIRPEPLGLVLVISPWNYPFYLSLVPIIGALAAGNCVVLKPSELSPSCSELMAEMLADIFPEEYVTTFLGGIEVGTNLIDRPWDHLFFTGSTQVGASIAEVAGRHLTPLTLELGGKSPCIVTSSAKIDVAAKRIAFGKLTNAGQTCVAPDYILVDEQVRDSFIPALQNELSQGFQADNPQDTSYGRIISERHFNRLLQMKEQCRVIWEGPVRAEDRFMAPCLLEAESDSAVLNEEIFGPLLPVVSYQSWDEAIEFIKRYPKPLSAYLFSEDASDMEQFQSRLSFGGGCINDTMIHLANNKMSFGGVGPSGMGGYHGKYSFETFSHQKPIVQSSSLIDPPFRYLPFSSWKEKALRLFLR
- a CDS encoding RNA methyltransferase, yielding MNHDQFIKYHFTQALRSIVQLSQKIDQLWDCEGHQERLADLRQILEWCGEHPHQLVKELQRHERLVHEHISRDHFLGILVPLERNHSRGVVDHDLELVEGDRPIPQESSTLPVYVIMDNIRSAFNVGSAFRTCECFGVRKLYLCGYTATPENDKTRKTAMGTSDLVPWEHFKTSHEAIKKLQDEGIRVYALETASNAENLYQASLTGPIGIVVGNERHGMNPSVIKACDGVIQIPLRGRKNSLNVGVALGTTLGEVLRQHQGSNPTQL